The following proteins come from a genomic window of Gynuella sunshinyii YC6258:
- a CDS encoding TniB family NTP-binding protein — translation MSAYQHIHPDFQHLFALTDKERIAFLDEPRWIGYQVAQQIMDSLYGLMDKPKRPRMPNLLIVGDPNNGKTTIIRRFYDLCGQGYVNEEANPVKPVILAEAPPSADEKGLYISLLERFFTPYRASDPVAKLRYQVIHLFRSCHVRMLVIDEFHSLLTGSAVKQREVMNAIKLLCNELCIPIVGVGTREAVRVLHSDPQHASRFDVISLPLWYLNQDFQRLLASFEKVLPLKKPSALHQPEFASTFHTISGGNLGNLHRLLIECAKEAIISEQEQITLKLIKSKSWLRPTKGIREISV, via the coding sequence ATGAGTGCTTATCAACATATTCACCCAGATTTCCAGCACCTATTTGCGCTAACAGACAAGGAACGCATCGCCTTTCTGGATGAACCTCGATGGATAGGATACCAAGTTGCTCAGCAAATCATGGATTCACTCTATGGACTCATGGACAAACCCAAGCGACCACGGATGCCCAATTTGCTAATCGTCGGAGATCCAAACAATGGCAAAACTACCATCATAAGACGATTCTATGATCTGTGTGGTCAAGGATACGTGAATGAAGAGGCAAACCCTGTAAAACCGGTGATCCTTGCGGAAGCACCACCCAGTGCTGATGAAAAAGGGTTATACATCTCTCTGCTTGAACGATTTTTCACCCCTTACAGAGCCAGTGACCCAGTCGCCAAGTTACGATACCAGGTGATTCATCTTTTCCGATCCTGCCATGTCCGCATGTTAGTGATCGATGAGTTTCACTCTCTATTAACAGGGTCTGCGGTTAAACAGCGTGAAGTCATGAACGCTATTAAGCTCCTGTGTAATGAACTGTGTATCCCCATTGTGGGAGTCGGTACCCGCGAGGCTGTACGTGTGTTACACAGCGATCCTCAGCATGCCAGTCGATTCGATGTCATCAGTCTTCCGTTATGGTATCTTAATCAGGATTTTCAGCGACTCCTGGCGTCTTTTGAGAAAGTACTACCGCTCAAAAAACCCTCCGCTCTCCATCAGCCAGAATTTGCATCGACCTTTCATACCATATCTGGTGGCAACCTGGGTAACCTTCATAGATTACTCATTGAATGCGCCAAGGAAGCGATCATTTCTGAGCAGGAGCAGATCACGTTAAAGCTGATCAAAAGTAAATCCTGGTTACGTCCAACCAAAGGCATTCGTGAGATCAGCGTGTGA